One Epinephelus fuscoguttatus linkage group LG10, E.fuscoguttatus.final_Chr_v1 genomic window carries:
- the slc10a4 gene encoding sodium/bile acid cotransporter 4, with translation MENSSLMGGDAQNAGLIDFLTSDTLKQVVDFPEDAAMAGLVASSAVFLEGSTFRTAAGAEFMAAPPTESPHLMPAFWDSPLSHGINVFVGLVLCFTMLGLGCTVEVNQLGEHIRRPIGVLLALVCQFVIMPLVAFLLALAFSLDDVAAMAVLLCGCCPGGNLSNIMSLLVHGEMNLSIIMTISSTLLALVLMPLCLWIYSRAWINTPVVNLMPFGAIILTLCSTLIPIGLGVMLRYRYTRVADIVLKASLWSLLVTLVMLFILTGAMLGPELLSTIPPSVYVVAILMPLCGYAAGYGLAMLFDLPPNSRRSVSLETGCQNVQLCTAILKLAFPPQLMGGMYMFPLLYALFQAAEAGIFILAYRMYRKKVLHKPDPMKDSEDTDITYQRFQDDEDIDTSYGAVTVSDPNTIMLDPCPPDPTPV, from the exons ATGGAGAACTCCAGCCTGATGGGTGGCGACGCGCAGAACGCTGGCTTGATAGACTTTCTCACGTCGGACACTTTAAAACAAGTTGTGGATTTCCCAGAGGATGCTGCCATGGCTGGATTAGTGGCCAGCAGTGCTGTCTTCCTCGAAGGCAGCACATTCAGGACTGCCGCTGGAGCTGAGTTTATGGCCGCTCCGCCGACGGAATCCCCTCACCTGATGCCTGCCTTTTGGGATTCCCCGCTCAGTCACGGAATCAATGTGTTTGTGGGACTTGTTCTGTGCTTCACCATGCTGGGGCTGGGCTGCACGGTGGAGGTTAACCAGCTTGGAGAGCATATCCGCAGACCCATCGGGGTGCTGCTGGCACTGGTGTGTCAGTTTGTTATCATGCCCTTGGTGGCCTTTCTGTTGGCTTTAGCTTTCTCTCTGGATGATGTGGCAGCGATggctgttcttctctgtgggtGCTGCCCGGGAGGAAACTTATCAAATATCATGTCACTGCTGGTGCACGGGGAGATGAATCTCAG caTCATCATGACCATATCATCCACTCTGCTGGCGCTCGTGCTGATGCCGCTGTGTCTGTGGATCTACAGCCGAGCCTGGATCAACACACCTGTGGTGAACCTCATGCCCTTCGGGGCCATCATCCTGACCCTGTGCAGCACTCTCATCCCTATTGGTTTGGGAGTTATGCTGAGGTACCGCTACACGCGTGTGGCCGACATTGTTTTAAAG GCATCCCTGTGGTCTCTGCTGGTCACCCTTGTGATGCTCTTCATCCTGACCGGAGCGATGCTGGGGCCGGAGCTCCTGTCCACCATCCCACCCTCTGTCTACGTGGTGGCCATCCTGATGCCTCTGTGTGGCTACGCTGCAGGTTACGGCCTGGCCATGCTCTTTGACCTGCCGCCCAACAGCCGCAGGTCAGTCTCTCTGGAGACAGGATGCCAGAATGTGCAGCTGTGCACTGCCATCCTGAAGCTGGCCTTCCCTCCTCAGCTGATGGGAGGGATGTACATGTTCCCTCTGCTGTACGCCCTGTTCCAAGCAGCTGAGGCGGGCATTTTCATCCTGGCCTACAGGATGTACAGGAAGAAGGTCCTGCACAAACCAGACCCCATGAAGGACAGCGAGGACACGGATATAACATACCAGAGGTTTCAGGATGATGAAGACATTGACACATCTTATGGTGCCGTGACAGTGTCTGACCCAAACACCATCATGCTGGACCCCTGTCCTCCTGATCCAACTCCTGTTTAA
- the zar1 gene encoding zygote arrest protein 1, protein MATYGDEPVDSYFYSSCNPYTGRYPRPKNAGWKYKSYLSHYGDASDAFNNHQRAQLKSILSQINPKLTPRLMKANTKDVAVQVNPKKDASVQCSIGPRTLLAMKVDFWRRRKQQEPPGSAKAADGVRYPRTLAVYSPIAYRSVTSFMADDNNNNEASPGETQTGEPPGDPPEAGVKKSKDKQAGKDGKTAKIPDQRKTPKTKQQEESEEEQLITEGSKGKARVRFQFLEQKYGYYHCRECNLRWESAYVWCVQGTNKVYFKQYCRKCQKEFNPYRVEDITCHTCNKARCSCAITQRHVDPKRPHRQDLCGRCKGKRLSCESTFSFKYII, encoded by the exons ATGGCAACGTATGGTGACGAGCCAGTCGACAGCTATTTCTATTCATCTTGCAACCCTTACACGGGCCGATACCCCCGGCCTAAAAACGCTGGGTGGAAGTATAAAAGTTACCTCTCTCACTACGGGGACGCTTCGGATGCCTTCAACAACCACCAGCGCGCGCAGCTCAAGTCCATCTTATCCCAAATCAATCCAAAACTCACCCCGAGGCTCATGAAAGCAAACACTAAAGATGTGGCGGTGCAGGTGAACCCGAAGAAAGACGCATCGGTGCAGTGCTCCATCGGCCCGCGCACCCTCCTGGCCATGAAGGTGGACTTTTGGCGCAGAAGAAAGCAGCAGGAGCCGCCCGGTAGTGCCAAGGCTGCGGACGGTGTGCGTTACCCTCGCACCCTCGCCGTGTACTCACCCATCGCCTACAGAAGCGTCACCTCCTTCATGGCcgacgacaacaacaacaatgaagcCTCCCCCGGTGAGACGCAGACCGGAGAGCCGCCCGGTGACCCGCCCGAGGCCGGGGTGAAGAAGAGCAAAGACAAGCAGGCTGGTAAAGATGGGAAGACCGCAAAGATCCCAGATCAGCGCAAAACACCCAAGACAAAACAACAGGAGGAGAGTGAAGAGGAACAGCTGATTACAGAGGGGTCAAAGGGCAAGGCGCGTGTGCGGTTCCAG TTTCTGGAACAGAAGTATGGATATTATCACTGCAGAGAATGCAATCTACGATGGGAGAGTGCCTATGTGTGGTGCGTTCAGGGCACCAACAAG GTTTACTTCAAACAGTACTGTAGGAAATGCCAAAAAGAATTCAACCCATACCGAGTTGAGGACATCACATGTCAC ACTTGCAACAAAGCACGCTGTTCCTGTGCAATAACACAACGCCACGTTGACCCCAAGCGGCCCCACAGACAGGACTTGTGCGGCAGATGCAAAGGCAAGCGGCTCTCCTGTGAAAGCACTTTCAGCTTCAAATACATCATCTAG